TTTTTAAAATATTTTAAAAGGTGTTAGGTAAGGTAAAATAGCTAAGCCATTAACAACTTTACAATTAATGCTGTTAAACTTCCTTAATCGAAAAAATATACTGAATATTAGCTAATTTTAATTAGATAACTATTTTGACACATCAGTTAAAAAAAGTATTAATTAATACTATATTACTTAATAATTTATTATTAAAAAGATGACTTAAAGTTAATAAGTCTTTAGCTAGAATTTAACACTTCACGAATGAAATATTCATGAATACTAGTATCTTCCGTTAGTTCAGGATGAAACGATAATGCAATGTTAGATCCTTGCTGAATAGCTATTATTTTACCTTCAAATCTTGATAAAACTTTTATGTCATCCTTACTTTTATCATAGCCCTCAAGCGATGGAGCTCTTATGAATACTCCAGGATACTCGCTTCCAAAAATTTGGATGCTAGTTTCAAATGAATCCTTTTGTCTTCCATAGCTGTTTCTCTTTACGGATATATCCATAATCCCAAGCAACGGTTGGTCAAAGTCTGTTTTTTTACCTAAAAGCACCATACCAGCACAAGTTCCAAATACTGGAATGTTTTTTTCTTTTATTACTTTATCAATTCCTCTTACTGCTATTAGTTTTCCAATTACAGTACTCTCTCCACCAGAGATGATTAAAGCATTGCATTTTGCAACATCTTCTGCATATCTTACCGTTTTTACATCAGCATCGATACCCATGTTTTTTATTGCCTTTTTCGTGATGTTATAATGCTCACTTACAGCCCCTTGTAAATTCAAAATCCCGATGTTCATCTAATCACTGTCCCCTTATAGAATTTTTATTAGAGGATATATAAATTTAATGGAAAACTGCCTTAAAAAAAAGAAAAAAGTTGAAGGAGTTAGTCTCTATTAATAGTATTAATAGCGCTTTCGGCACCAGATTTTACATAACCGCTTTCATCGCTTAAGAGTTTTTCTAAATGTTTCAATGCTCTTTTATCACCAAGATTACCCAATGCCCAAGCGGCTGCTCCCCTCACTCTCCAGTCTTCATCATCTAAAGTTTCGATTAGTGGTAAAACAGCAGGTTCTCCCATGCGGCTTAAAGCTGTTGATGCTTCCCTTCTAACTAATTTATTATTGTCTTTTAATCTTTCAATTAAAGCAGGAATAGATTTAGGATTAGCAAATCCCCCTAAAAGAGTAGCTGCATTTAATCTAATACCTTTTTTCCTATGAGATAATGCTTCAATTAATGGATCTAATGATTCATCTTTTCTTATTTCCAATTCGCCCATGGCTTCTTCAACAACAAAATCATCTTTGTCGTTTAAAAGCCTAATTAATTCATCGATACTTCTATTCATTTCAATCCCCTCAAAAAGATTTTAAAAAAACACTTAATATTTTTTTATAATGAGTGCATATATATTATATTCGTGAATGTATAAATATATTTCTAATATATACGAACAAAATTTATAAGTGAAATAATGTATGATATTGCGATAATAAGTGGAGACGGAATAGGAAAGGAAGTAATGGCATCGGCTGAATATTTAATCGATAAATTAGACTTAAATTTTAGTTTAAGATATGGTGAAGCTGGTTTTGAATGTTTTAAAAAAACTGGTACAACATTGCCTGAAGAAACAATAAAAATAGCTAAAAAAAGTGATGCAACACTATTTGGAGCATCTACATCAACACCTGGAAAATCAAGTCCAATAATTAATTTAAGAAAAGAACTTCATACATATGCTAATTTAAGACCAATAAAGTCTTACAAAGGAGTTAAATGTATACGAGATGACATTGACTTTTTAATAGTACGTGAAAACACCGAAGGAATTTATTGTCAGGTTGAATATGGTGATGATAATAAAATGATTGCCGAGAGGCACATTACCTTTAAAGCTAGTGAAAAGATCGCTGAAATGGCCTTTAAAAAAGCAAGAAGCAAAGTGACATGTGTTCATAAAAGTAATGTTTTAAAAAAGACCGATGGTGTTTTTAAAGAATCATTTTATAAAATAGCTAAAAGTTATCCTCAGATTATCACGGAAGATTATTATGTAGATGCAACAGCAATGTATCTTGTAACCAAGCCACAAAATTTTGATGTAATACTATCTACAAACTTATTTGGAGATATATTGTCTGATGAAGGAGCCGGCCTTGTTGGAGGTCTTGGTCTTGCACCTTCAGGAAATATTGGAGATAAAAATGCATTATTTGAACCTGTACATGGTTCTGCACCAGATATAGCTGGAAAAAATATAGCTAACCCATCCTCAATGATTTTATCACTTGCTATGATGCTAGAATATTTAGGTGAAATTGAAAGTGCAAATGATATTAACAAAGCTGTTGAAAAAGTTATAGCTAGCGGAAAAACAATGACTCCTGATTTGGGAGGGAATTCAACAACAAAAGAATTAACAAAAGCTATTTTAAATGAGTTGATTTAAATGCTTAATATTACAACATTTCTTGATGCTAATGCTACACGTTTAGATAAAAAAGTACTTTATAATCCAAGAACAAATGAAAAATACTCATCACAAGAGATTTTAAGAATAGTTTCCAAGATTGGATGTGATTTAAAAGATTTAAATCTTCAAAAAGGAGACAGGGTTTTAATTTATCTAAATAATTCAACAGAATATTTATTTTCGCTTTTTGCAATATGGAGAATAGGCTGTGTGGCAATTCCAACAAATAGGATTTTTACCCCATCCGAACTCCAATATATTATTGATGATTCAAAGGCTAAATTAATAATTACTGATGATGATGCCAAAGACTTAGTTAATCTCAAAAGTTACATTCCAAAAAATGTTGAACGATTCAAAACATCTGAAATATTGCCTGCAGCTACTACCAATTGGGATGATTTATGTCAACTTCAATATACATCCGGAACAACAGGAAAACCTAAAGGAGCAATGTTAACACATGGAAACTACTTTACAGCAATTCATAATGAATGTGATGTTTTAAGATTAAACCAAGACGATGTTTTTTTAGGAATCTATCCAATGGCTCATGTAGGTCTTTCCTGGGCAATAGCTGCACTTAGAGCCGCTGCATTTTACATATTGATTGAGGAATTTAACTTAGACGAATGTTTAAAATTATGCAAAAAAGAAGAAGTGAGTGTTTTAACTGGAATGCCTCCTGTAATTCATTCTTTAACAAGTATTGATGCAAGAGATAATTTAAAAAGTGTTAAAGAGATCATTAGCGGAGGAGGACCCCTCCATAAAAAAA
The DNA window shown above is from Methanobrevibacter oralis and carries:
- the pdxT gene encoding pyridoxal 5'-phosphate synthase glutaminase subunit PdxT, with the translated sequence MNIGILNLQGAVSEHYNITKKAIKNMGIDADVKTVRYAEDVAKCNALIISGGESTVIGKLIAVRGIDKVIKEKNIPVFGTCAGMVLLGKKTDFDQPLLGIMDISVKRNSYGRQKDSFETSIQIFGSEYPGVFIRAPSLEGYDKSKDDIKVLSRFEGKIIAIQQGSNIALSFHPELTEDTSIHEYFIREVLNSS
- a CDS encoding HEAT repeat domain-containing protein, yielding MNRSIDELIRLLNDKDDFVVEEAMGELEIRKDESLDPLIEALSHRKKGIRLNAATLLGGFANPKSIPALIERLKDNNKLVRREASTALSRMGEPAVLPLIETLDDEDWRVRGAAAWALGNLGDKRALKHLEKLLSDESGYVKSGAESAINTINRD
- the aksF gene encoding homoisocitrate dehydrogenase; translated protein: MYDIAIISGDGIGKEVMASAEYLIDKLDLNFSLRYGEAGFECFKKTGTTLPEETIKIAKKSDATLFGASTSTPGKSSPIINLRKELHTYANLRPIKSYKGVKCIRDDIDFLIVRENTEGIYCQVEYGDDNKMIAERHITFKASEKIAEMAFKKARSKVTCVHKSNVLKKTDGVFKESFYKIAKSYPQIITEDYYVDATAMYLVTKPQNFDVILSTNLFGDILSDEGAGLVGGLGLAPSGNIGDKNALFEPVHGSAPDIAGKNIANPSSMILSLAMMLEYLGEIESANDINKAVEKVIASGKTMTPDLGGNSTTKELTKAILNELI
- a CDS encoding class I adenylate-forming enzyme family protein, whose product is MLNITTFLDANATRLDKKVLYNPRTNEKYSSQEILRIVSKIGCDLKDLNLQKGDRVLIYLNNSTEYLFSLFAIWRIGCVAIPTNRIFTPSELQYIIDDSKAKLIITDDDAKDLVNLKSYIPKNVERFKTSEILPAATTNWDDLCQLQYTSGTTGKPKGAMLTHGNYFTAIHNECDVLRLNQDDVFLGIYPMAHVGLSWAIAALRAAAFYILIEEFNLDECLKLCKKEEVSVLTGMPPVIHSLTSIDARDNLKSVKEIISGGGPLHKKIWKEFHRTYKIPIINAYGLSETIVIGTGTVIRPEDYKEADRFESVGHPVCFSEVKIVDENDPNITLKPYEQGEIALRGPAVAKGYWGNDDATKESFLEDGWFLTGDVGYLDDDNRLFITDRKKDMIVMSGWKIYPTEVEEVLIKYPKVQEIAIFSINDCHRGEIPVAAVVWKGEADSDGLISYARENLSRYKVPRKIFDLDELPKVNGWKLLRRKLREMYKD